One stretch of Caldinitratiruptor microaerophilus DNA includes these proteins:
- a CDS encoding 2-oxoacid:acceptor oxidoreductase family protein produces the protein MLPEARVQLSPLPVGDFSVRFVDGDNRCGARQAADILAETLRRQGLDCTASRERPVVHVQGRRGRGALRFAGEESGRADLLVVLDESLLARADLRRTLNPDGTLVVATPRAPHAVRRGLRWFGGTTATVDAEGISDETGAEPAAALLGALARATGFIDPDILGTVTWIAYDRLWPYAAVAATRALSEGYRRVQF, from the coding sequence ATGCTGCCCGAGGCCAGAGTCCAGCTCTCGCCCTTGCCCGTCGGGGACTTCTCCGTTCGCTTCGTCGACGGTGACAACCGCTGCGGTGCCCGCCAGGCGGCCGACATCCTCGCCGAGACCCTGCGCCGGCAGGGGCTCGACTGCACGGCGAGCCGGGAGCGGCCGGTGGTGCACGTGCAAGGTCGCCGGGGCCGGGGCGCCCTCCGGTTCGCCGGTGAGGAGTCGGGGCGGGCCGACCTCCTGGTGGTCCTCGACGAATCCCTGCTGGCACGCGCCGACCTTCGCCGGACGCTGAACCCCGACGGGACGCTGGTGGTGGCGACCCCTCGTGCTCCGCATGCGGTCAGGCGAGGCCTGCGCTGGTTCGGCGGAACCACCGCCACCGTGGACGCCGAGGGCATCAGCGACGAGACCGGCGCGGAGCCGGCAGCAGCGCTGCTGGGGGCGCTCGCCCGCGCCACCGGCTTCATCGACCCGGACATCCTCGGTACCGTGACATGGATCGCCTACGACCGGCTGTGGCCCTATGCCGCGGTGGCGGCCACCCGTGCGCTGTCGGAAGGATACCGGCGGGTGCAGTTCTGA
- a CDS encoding ABC transporter permease has translation MNLRRMWAIAAKEALHIRRDRATLIIILVMPVMMMLIFGYAVSTDVDRIPTAVLDRDHSAAGRLLVDKLASTGYFVFSVPAEDEEDLRRLVDSGQARAGLVIPAGFGRRLGRGEPAQVQMLIDGSDPLIARTALATAQLVVQAHSASLLAERVVRAGGTRPSGAIDFRPRVWYNPELDSVRFNLPGLLGAVLQNVTTLLTAFAIVRERERGSIEQLIVTPVRPLELMVGKLLPYSAIAFLEVALTLAVSVYWFGVRPSGSVPLLLALSTLFLLAALGFGLLISTVATNQLQAMQLAFALYLPSILLSGFMFPREAMPPVVAAIGLIFPLTFFLRVLRGIIVKGIGLDLLWRDVLVLAAFAAAIVGLAALRFRKRLG, from the coding sequence GTGAACCTGCGACGCATGTGGGCCATCGCGGCGAAGGAGGCCCTGCACATCCGGCGCGACCGGGCCACGCTGATCATCATCCTGGTCATGCCGGTCATGATGATGCTGATCTTCGGGTACGCTGTCTCGACCGACGTCGATCGCATCCCCACCGCGGTCCTGGACCGCGACCACTCCGCCGCCGGACGGCTGCTGGTCGACAAGCTCGCCTCGACCGGCTACTTCGTGTTCAGCGTACCGGCGGAGGACGAGGAGGACCTGCGGCGGCTGGTCGACTCCGGACAGGCCCGTGCGGGCCTGGTGATCCCGGCGGGCTTCGGGCGCCGGCTCGGCCGGGGGGAGCCCGCGCAGGTGCAGATGCTCATCGACGGTTCCGATCCCCTGATTGCCCGCACCGCGCTGGCCACCGCGCAACTGGTCGTGCAGGCCCACTCCGCTTCCCTGCTCGCCGAGCGCGTGGTCCGGGCGGGGGGGACCCGCCCCTCCGGGGCCATCGACTTCCGGCCCCGCGTCTGGTACAACCCCGAGCTCGACTCGGTCCGCTTCAACCTCCCCGGCCTCCTGGGGGCGGTGCTGCAGAACGTCACGACGCTGCTCACGGCCTTCGCCATCGTCCGGGAGCGGGAGCGGGGGAGCATCGAGCAGCTGATCGTCACCCCCGTCCGCCCCCTGGAGCTCATGGTGGGCAAGCTCCTGCCGTACTCCGCCATCGCCTTCCTCGAGGTCGCCCTCACGCTCGCCGTCTCGGTGTACTGGTTCGGTGTCCGGCCGAGCGGGAGCGTGCCCCTGCTCCTGGCGCTCTCCACGCTCTTCCTGCTGGCGGCGCTGGGGTTCGGTCTCCTGATCTCGACCGTGGCCACGAACCAGCTCCAGGCCATGCAGCTGGCCTTCGCGCTCTATCTCCCCAGCATCCTGCTCTCGGGGTTCATGTTCCCCCGGGAGGCCATGCCGCCGGTGGTGGCGGCGATCGGGCTGATCTTTCCCCTCACCTTCTTCTTGCGAGTGCTCCGGGGGATCATCGTCAAGGGCATCGGGCTCGACCTGCTCTGGCGGGACGTCCTGGTGCTGGCGGCCTTCGCCGCGGCCATCGTCGGACTTGCCGCCCTGCGTTTCCGGAAGCGCCTCGGATGA
- a CDS encoding 4Fe-4S binding protein, giving the protein MSDTLACAGHGTGIVDRAEGIHRVREDPGWRESPDTPEIVINRGYCKKCGICISICPADVYAAGPDGSPQVVEPDRCIWCERCEIYCPDFAIQLLGDKAW; this is encoded by the coding sequence GTGAGCGATACGCTGGCTTGCGCAGGGCACGGGACCGGGATCGTCGACAGGGCGGAGGGGATTCACCGGGTTCGGGAAGACCCGGGGTGGCGCGAGAGCCCCGACACGCCGGAGATCGTCATCAACCGGGGGTACTGCAAGAAGTGCGGGATCTGCATCTCCATCTGCCCGGCGGACGTGTACGCGGCAGGCCCGGATGGCAGCCCGCAGGTGGTGGAACCTGACCGTTGCATCTGGTGTGAACGCTGCGAGATCTATTGCCCCGACTTCGCCATTCAGCTCCTGGGGGACAAGGCCTGGTAG
- a CDS encoding GNAT family acetyltransferase, with product MEPAPLSAIREFRPEDYETVRALWVRAGLALRPGDDLPDLLRFVERNPGLFLVAERDGEIVGTVMGADDGRRGWVYHLAVEPRLQGRGIGRRLMAEVEARLAARGVPKVNLHVAEGNERVVGFYRRLGYEPGGARMLGKYLR from the coding sequence ATGGAACCCGCACCCCTCAGCGCGATTCGCGAGTTCCGTCCGGAGGACTACGAGACCGTTCGTGCCCTGTGGGTACGTGCCGGGCTGGCGCTCCGGCCGGGTGACGACCTGCCCGACCTCCTGCGGTTCGTCGAGCGCAATCCCGGGCTCTTCCTCGTCGCCGAGCGGGACGGGGAGATCGTCGGCACCGTCATGGGCGCCGACGACGGCCGGCGCGGGTGGGTCTACCACCTGGCGGTCGAGCCCCGGCTGCAGGGGCGAGGGATCGGACGGCGCCTGATGGCGGAGGTCGAGGCTCGCCTGGCCGCCCGGGGCGTGCCCAAGGTGAACCTGCACGTCGCCGAGGGCAACGAGCGCGTCGTGGGCTTCTACCGGCGTCTCGGGTACGAACCCGGCGGCGCCCGCATGCTCGGGAAGTACCTGCGGTGA
- a CDS encoding sensor histidine kinase, with protein MLDTQPFLEAIPVGALVWSPSSGVRPNAAFAAMLGYGPGEQGLHASAEAVARYLQEIHGTPERLEALRRGEQREPVYSEVRHRSGSSVPVVVIPSVWPGPPEETALLALVVDLRPGLDQERREKIAIVGRWAAGAAHDLRTPIAAVKMALQAVERRPDRAPELIAEALRQLARVDRIMQNLLFMGKPQLSELQPVSAWDLLLAAVAEVQERAEAQNVRVYLPALRAADGPPPVVVHPPLMQQAFTYLLDNALDAMAEGGIVLLDWTVLDGRLRLDVCDSGPGIGEALRTRVFEAFFSTKPEGLGLGLTLCQDIVQAHGGEVEIAPGPAGGLRASVILPLAGDPAPDPGAGGSD; from the coding sequence GTGTTGGACACCCAGCCGTTTCTCGAGGCCATTCCCGTCGGGGCGCTCGTCTGGAGTCCATCCAGCGGTGTGCGGCCGAACGCCGCCTTCGCTGCGATGCTCGGCTACGGCCCGGGGGAGCAGGGGCTGCACGCCTCCGCCGAGGCCGTGGCCCGGTACCTGCAGGAGATCCACGGCACACCAGAGCGGTTGGAGGCGCTCCGGCGGGGGGAACAGCGGGAGCCGGTGTACAGCGAGGTGCGGCACCGGAGCGGCAGCTCCGTCCCGGTGGTGGTCATCCCGTCCGTGTGGCCGGGTCCACCGGAGGAGACCGCCCTTCTGGCTCTGGTGGTGGACCTCCGGCCAGGCCTCGATCAGGAACGGAGGGAAAAGATCGCCATCGTGGGGCGATGGGCGGCGGGGGCGGCGCACGACCTCCGCACGCCGATCGCGGCGGTGAAGATGGCGCTGCAGGCGGTAGAGCGTCGCCCTGACCGCGCTCCGGAGCTGATCGCCGAGGCGCTCCGGCAGCTCGCCCGGGTGGACCGGATCATGCAGAACCTTCTCTTCATGGGGAAACCCCAGCTCTCCGAGCTGCAACCGGTGTCGGCCTGGGACCTGCTCCTGGCCGCGGTGGCCGAAGTCCAGGAGCGTGCCGAGGCACAGAACGTCCGGGTGTACTTGCCCGCGCTGCGGGCGGCGGATGGGCCGCCCCCGGTCGTCGTCCACCCGCCCCTCATGCAGCAGGCGTTCACGTACCTGCTCGACAACGCCCTGGATGCCATGGCGGAGGGCGGCATCGTCCTCCTGGACTGGACGGTCCTGGACGGGCGCCTCCGCCTTGACGTGTGCGACAGCGGACCGGGCATCGGCGAAGCCCTGCGCACCCGCGTGTTCGAGGCGTTCTTCTCGACCAAGCCGGAAGGCCTGGGGCTCGGCCTGACGCTCTGCCAGGACATCGTCCAGGCCCATGGGGGCGAGGTGGAGATCGCCCCCGGGCCTGCCGGGGGGCTAAGGGCTTCCGTCATCCTGCCGCTCGCCGGCGACCCGGCTCCGGACCCCGGCGCCGGCGGATCCGACTAA
- a CDS encoding ABC transporter ATP-binding protein, producing the protein MAAIEVRGLTRRFGDFTAVDSVSFRVQTGEVFGFIGPNGSGKSTTIRMLCGLLEPSAGEARVLGLDVRKDTEAIRARIGYMSQRFSLYEDLTPAENLEFYGSVYGLANARRRERVARLLEEVVGDPAVHRRPVRGLPTGYRQRLALACALVHEPELLFLDEPTAGVDPLSRRRFWEHIYALAEAGLTVFVTTHYMDEAALCHRLGLIHAGRLLAVAAPADLVRDHGSVEEAFASLVAAGPAAVATPGGAKEGPA; encoded by the coding sequence GTGGCGGCCATCGAGGTCCGGGGACTCACCCGCCGCTTCGGAGATTTCACGGCCGTCGACTCCGTCAGCTTCCGGGTGCAGACCGGCGAGGTGTTCGGCTTCATTGGCCCGAACGGGTCGGGGAAGTCGACGACCATCCGGATGCTGTGCGGTCTCCTGGAGCCTAGCGCCGGCGAGGCCCGGGTCCTCGGGCTGGACGTGCGGAAGGACACCGAGGCCATCCGGGCCCGGATCGGCTACATGTCGCAGCGCTTCAGCCTCTACGAGGACCTCACGCCGGCGGAGAACCTGGAGTTCTACGGGTCCGTCTACGGCCTGGCGAACGCCCGCCGGCGAGAGCGTGTGGCGCGCCTCCTCGAGGAGGTGGTGGGCGACCCTGCGGTCCACCGGCGCCCCGTCCGAGGGTTGCCGACGGGCTACCGGCAGCGGCTCGCCCTCGCCTGCGCCCTCGTGCACGAGCCCGAATTGCTGTTCCTCGACGAGCCCACCGCCGGGGTCGACCCCCTGTCGCGCCGCCGCTTCTGGGAACACATCTATGCGCTGGCGGAGGCGGGTCTCACGGTCTTCGTCACGACCCACTACATGGACGAGGCGGCGCTGTGCCACCGGCTCGGCCTGATCCACGCCGGACGCCTCCTGGCCGTGGCAGCGCCGGCCGACCTGGTCCGGGACCACGGGAGCGTGGAGGAGGCCTTTGCCTCGCTGGTGGCGGCGGGGCCGGCCGCGGTCGCGACCCCGGGCGGCGCAAAGGAGGGGCCGGCGTGA
- a CDS encoding Nif3-like dinuclear metal center hexameric protein, with the protein MTRPYTTVADVLRALSRLTRGRLFQGEPAGAARARSPHVVWKSSGIPGKEVLEIPGLIVGKRDRPVRRVAMGITLTENAIELAGAMNVDLLICHHPVADGASAGGVPLSQYLGLYDLALIEVHEAFHGLHPGIPYLHGLDVVFRDTSFGGIPGNVVVVGEPLPEVRRLGDIPARLERFMGLGREESILEAERAAVGTSAVESAAVATRPRILLGRPDDPVTGIIQVFPHSGTRPEHLEALVTRFPWCNTVVASISRVRAGAPLVDAAARMGLRFVLGNSHAMEVFENWVPLAHALAALLPGLEFLIWQERVSVVPLEFAGSPDLREYAADIARHLLGEG; encoded by the coding sequence ATGACCAGACCGTACACGACCGTTGCGGACGTGCTGCGGGCCCTCAGCCGTCTCACACGGGGGCGGCTCTTCCAGGGAGAACCTGCGGGGGCGGCGAGGGCTCGCAGCCCTCACGTCGTCTGGAAGTCGTCCGGAATCCCGGGCAAGGAGGTGCTCGAGATCCCCGGGCTCATCGTCGGGAAGCGGGACCGGCCCGTGCGCCGGGTTGCCATGGGCATCACGTTGACGGAGAACGCGATCGAACTGGCGGGCGCCATGAACGTGGATCTTCTGATCTGCCACCACCCGGTGGCCGACGGGGCTTCCGCCGGCGGAGTGCCGCTCAGTCAATACCTGGGGCTGTACGACCTGGCCCTCATCGAGGTGCACGAGGCGTTCCACGGGCTCCATCCGGGAATCCCGTATCTACACGGACTGGACGTCGTCTTCCGCGACACGTCTTTCGGCGGCATCCCCGGGAACGTGGTCGTGGTCGGGGAGCCGTTACCGGAGGTGCGCCGATTGGGCGACATCCCGGCGCGCCTGGAGCGTTTCATGGGCCTGGGACGAGAGGAATCGATCCTCGAGGCGGAACGGGCAGCCGTCGGGACATCGGCGGTGGAGAGCGCTGCCGTCGCCACACGGCCTCGGATCCTCCTGGGCCGTCCGGACGACCCCGTGACGGGCATCATCCAGGTGTTCCCACACTCGGGAACCCGCCCGGAGCACCTGGAGGCCCTGGTCACTCGCTTCCCCTGGTGCAACACCGTCGTGGCGAGCATCAGCCGAGTTCGGGCCGGAGCCCCGCTGGTCGACGCGGCCGCCCGGATGGGCCTCCGCTTCGTACTGGGAAATTCGCACGCCATGGAGGTGTTCGAGAACTGGGTGCCGCTGGCCCACGCACTGGCCGCCCTGTTGCCCGGGTTGGAGTTCCTGATCTGGCAGGAACGGGTGAGCGTGGTGCCGCTGGAGTTCGCAGGATCACCCGACCTGCGTGAGTACGCGGCGGATATCGCCCGGCATCTTCTCGGAGAGGGCTGA
- a CDS encoding 2-oxoacid:acceptor oxidoreductase family protein — protein MGDRTAVQELSRTQRRRHEVRLAGSGGQGLILAGIILAEAAGLYDGLHVVQTQVYGPESRGGASRADVIISPDEIDYPKATTPQALLVMSQDAYDRFARTLAPGGLLLHDSSMVEHRYVLGEGRRVVGLPFTRVALEELGRAIVATIMGLGVLVAWTGVVTPGALEKAVAGRVSGGTRELNLMALRRGFDLARQAREGTL, from the coding sequence ATGGGTGACCGTACGGCCGTGCAAGAGCTTTCCCGTACACAGAGGCGGCGCCACGAGGTGCGCCTGGCGGGTAGTGGCGGCCAGGGCCTGATCCTGGCCGGGATCATCCTGGCCGAGGCCGCCGGGCTCTACGACGGGCTCCACGTCGTCCAGACCCAGGTGTACGGCCCCGAGTCCCGCGGGGGGGCCAGCCGGGCCGACGTGATCATCAGCCCGGACGAGATCGACTACCCGAAGGCGACCACCCCGCAGGCCCTGCTGGTGATGAGCCAGGATGCCTACGACCGCTTTGCCCGTACTCTGGCGCCCGGCGGACTGCTGCTCCATGACTCGAGCATGGTCGAGCACCGATACGTCCTGGGCGAAGGGCGACGCGTCGTGGGCTTGCCCTTCACCCGTGTTGCCCTTGAGGAACTGGGCCGCGCCATCGTGGCGACGATCATGGGTTTGGGGGTGCTGGTAGCCTGGACCGGAGTGGTCACGCCGGGAGCGCTGGAAAAGGCCGTGGCCGGGCGCGTTTCGGGCGGGACCCGTGAGCTGAACCTGATGGCCCTTCGCCGGGGCTTCGACCTGGCACGGCAGGCGCGGGAGGGAACGCTGTGA
- a CDS encoding 2-oxoacid:acceptor oxidoreductase subunit alpha — protein MQGRHHEMAVAARRLLQGNEACAEAAIAAGCRFYAGYPITPSSEIAEYMARRLPEVGGTFIQMEDEMASIAACIGASLAGVRAMTATSGPGFSLMQENLGYACLAEIPIVVVDVQRVGPSTGMPTLPSQGDVMQARWGTHGDHPIVVLVPASVAEYYELTVKAFQISEILRTPVVLLADEVVAHMREVVSVPAEVTVKERPTPAVPPEAYVPYRVSAPDEVPPMAPLGSGYRFHVTGLYHGEDGFPTNDPRVAEALIRRLHAKIEARRDLLTLATRHYLEDADVAVVAYGSPVRAALRAVREARALGVRAGLLQLSCIWPFPSHLVRELAQQVRALAVPEMNLGQLVGEVERAAAGLVPVRSLSRVGGELFTPDEILQALV, from the coding sequence GTGCAGGGGAGGCACCACGAGATGGCGGTGGCTGCCCGACGGCTGCTGCAGGGGAACGAAGCTTGTGCGGAAGCGGCCATCGCGGCAGGGTGTCGCTTCTACGCCGGATACCCGATCACCCCCTCGTCCGAGATCGCCGAGTACATGGCGCGCCGGTTGCCTGAGGTCGGCGGCACCTTCATCCAGATGGAAGACGAGATGGCCAGCATCGCCGCCTGCATCGGCGCTTCCCTCGCCGGGGTCCGGGCGATGACCGCAACGAGCGGACCTGGGTTCAGCCTCATGCAGGAGAACCTCGGCTACGCCTGCCTGGCCGAGATTCCGATCGTGGTCGTCGACGTACAGCGGGTGGGGCCCAGCACGGGTATGCCCACGCTGCCGTCTCAAGGTGACGTCATGCAGGCCCGGTGGGGGACCCATGGTGATCACCCCATCGTGGTGCTCGTGCCGGCCTCTGTGGCGGAGTACTACGAGCTCACCGTGAAAGCGTTCCAGATCTCGGAGATCCTGCGGACGCCGGTGGTGCTCTTGGCGGATGAGGTTGTGGCCCACATGCGCGAGGTGGTCTCCGTGCCGGCCGAGGTGACGGTGAAAGAGAGGCCGACCCCCGCCGTGCCGCCGGAGGCATACGTGCCCTATCGGGTGTCGGCGCCGGACGAGGTGCCACCCATGGCACCGCTGGGCAGCGGCTACCGGTTTCACGTCACCGGCCTGTACCACGGCGAGGACGGGTTCCCGACGAACGACCCGCGCGTGGCCGAAGCCCTCATCCGGCGGCTTCACGCGAAAATCGAGGCGAGGCGCGACCTTCTCACCCTGGCGACCCGCCACTATCTGGAGGATGCCGACGTGGCCGTGGTCGCCTACGGCTCACCCGTACGGGCGGCGCTGCGGGCGGTGCGCGAAGCCAGGGCGCTGGGCGTGAGGGCCGGGCTCCTCCAGCTCTCCTGTATCTGGCCCTTCCCCTCGCACCTGGTGCGGGAGCTGGCTCAACAGGTGCGTGCGTTGGCGGTGCCCGAGATGAACCTGGGCCAACTGGTCGGCGAGGTCGAGCGCGCCGCTGCCGGGTTGGTCCCGGTGCGGTCGCTCTCCCGTGTCGGCGGCGAACTGTTCACACCCGACGAGATCCTCCAGGCACTGGTCTGA
- a CDS encoding ABC transporter substrate-binding protein translates to MLLLVAGGCGVRGPGGGSAATGGLPAGGPGAASAPSQGASAGVTAGGAGASAQASHTSLPPLSPPARVTVGMKAVPSDAGALIGMEKGYYRELGIEIERLDFKTGQDMINALATGHLDVGFTVTAAGLFNAMSRNVKMKIVADKGYNIPGKGYYRLVLRKDVASQVRDFKDLKGKRLAIVGVGSLDEIALDRILRKGGLTTRNNPDIKVLSSFPDIVVALANGSIDGGMLIEPFVQQAIQKGVGDPWKDPSEYEDNAQIAIIVYGTSMIERPDVANRFMVAYLRSLRDYNDAFMKNKNRKEIVDLLARVSTVKDAALMDSMLPAGLNPNGYVRMKGIQSDIDWYAERGMLQGGPLKAEDVVDNRYVEEALKVLGRYE, encoded by the coding sequence ATGCTTCTCTTGGTGGCAGGCGGGTGTGGGGTGCGCGGTCCGGGTGGAGGGTCGGCAGCCACCGGGGGGCTGCCCGCCGGAGGCCCCGGCGCTGCGTCCGCTCCGAGCCAAGGGGCATCGGCGGGGGTCACGGCTGGCGGTGCCGGGGCTAGTGCTCAAGCAAGCCATACCTCCCTGCCGCCGCTCAGCCCGCCGGCGCGGGTGACCGTCGGCATGAAGGCTGTGCCGTCCGACGCCGGCGCCCTGATCGGGATGGAGAAAGGGTACTACAGGGAACTCGGCATCGAGATCGAGCGGCTGGACTTCAAGACCGGGCAGGACATGATCAACGCCCTGGCCACCGGGCACTTGGACGTGGGCTTCACGGTGACGGCAGCGGGGCTCTTCAACGCCATGAGCCGCAACGTGAAGATGAAGATCGTGGCGGACAAGGGCTACAACATCCCGGGCAAGGGCTACTACCGGCTGGTGCTGCGCAAGGACGTCGCAAGCCAGGTGCGGGATTTCAAGGATTTGAAGGGGAAACGGCTGGCCATCGTGGGGGTCGGATCCCTGGACGAGATCGCGCTCGACCGGATCCTCCGCAAGGGCGGGCTCACCACCCGGAACAACCCTGACATCAAGGTGCTGAGTTCCTTCCCCGACATCGTGGTCGCCTTGGCGAACGGCTCCATCGACGGTGGCATGCTGATCGAGCCGTTCGTCCAGCAGGCGATCCAGAAGGGCGTGGGGGATCCGTGGAAGGACCCCTCGGAATACGAAGATAACGCCCAGATCGCGATCATCGTGTACGGCACGAGCATGATCGAGCGCCCTGACGTGGCAAATCGATTCATGGTCGCGTACTTGCGCTCACTCCGGGATTACAACGACGCGTTCATGAAGAACAAGAACAGGAAGGAGATCGTCGACCTGCTCGCCCGGGTGTCCACCGTCAAGGACGCAGCTCTCATGGACAGCATGCTCCCGGCCGGCCTCAACCCCAATGGTTACGTGCGGATGAAAGGGATCCAGAGCGACATCGATTGGTACGCCGAACGCGGCATGCTTCAGGGTGGTCCTCTGAAGGCGGAGGACGTCGTGGATAATCGATATGTCGAAGAGGCGTTGAAGGTTCTCGGGCGGTACGAGTGA
- a CDS encoding DUF4257 domain-containing protein yields MNWSPLALAAATGALGGLVLDIVQDRTLDLPRLRRDGVYMGFLSDILAGAVGGLLAYGTMGPRMDVTPELLLHVLSGSGVAGYLKAAGYNPRAMGR; encoded by the coding sequence GTGAACTGGTCGCCGCTGGCACTTGCCGCGGCCACCGGCGCGCTCGGTGGCCTGGTGCTTGACATCGTGCAGGACCGGACGCTCGACCTACCCCGCCTGCGCCGGGACGGGGTGTATATGGGGTTTCTCTCGGACATCCTGGCAGGCGCGGTCGGGGGGCTGCTCGCGTACGGCACCATGGGACCCCGGATGGACGTGACGCCCGAACTGCTCCTGCACGTCCTGAGCGGCTCGGGCGTCGCCGGCTACCTGAAGGCGGCGGGTTACAACCCCCGCGCGATGGGGCGTTAG
- a CDS encoding Na-translocating system protein MpsC family protein: protein MRLGDLKQEVMRINNRVNQEVFGTGLVWQRVEVVGPRVLVILAENRRLKALSTLNGAEELTARLTDIALLRQYKERLRRQLEEGLGVSVRAVLKDYDGEAQLAGTVVFLDTSLTVE from the coding sequence ATGCGCCTGGGAGACCTGAAGCAGGAGGTCATGCGAATCAACAACCGGGTCAACCAGGAGGTTTTTGGCACCGGGCTGGTATGGCAGCGCGTCGAGGTGGTCGGTCCCCGCGTCCTCGTGATCCTGGCGGAGAATCGGCGTCTCAAGGCCCTGTCGACTTTGAACGGAGCGGAGGAACTGACTGCCCGGCTAACCGATATCGCTCTCTTGCGCCAGTACAAGGAGCGCCTGCGCCGCCAGCTGGAGGAAGGGCTCGGTGTGTCCGTGCGGGCGGTGCTCAAAGATTACGATGGTGAGGCCCAGCTGGCCGGTACGGTGGTGTTCTTGGACACTAGCTTGACGGTGGAATAG
- a CDS encoding TolC family protein has protein sequence MTLLAVGLAFVAGGTGRAAGAGGEVSLSLGQATEKALASSQQVRLAELAVERDRLGVREARNLASTMRDLQDMPLPAESGPSGPGKIDVDLAVEVGPGQAQDALYVSERNVEAVKRQVQADAEQAYFSALLAQEAVKVRQESLRLAEEQLRLARVGLEAGVRARAEVLAAEVQVAQARAALQTEEKNRELAFAALRQKLGLPAETRITLTDPLAPGELPATTLDEALRHATENSLSLYQLSRGVEHQKKVVEIVARYLPGTFRHRKELYTQKQLEIRLEDARNQLELAVRGAYLDMVNAHAQIAQYDKAIEQAEENLRLQRLRYEAGLGTGVEVDGAASQLTAVRLQRLKAVYDFRVSRSKFDLLVQGPPVSTQVPAGQAAPGAPAGFGA, from the coding sequence ATGACCCTGCTTGCGGTGGGCCTCGCCTTCGTGGCCGGGGGCACCGGCCGGGCTGCCGGCGCCGGCGGTGAGGTGAGCCTCTCGCTCGGCCAGGCCACGGAGAAGGCGCTGGCCAGCAGCCAGCAGGTCCGGCTGGCCGAACTGGCCGTCGAGCGGGACCGGCTGGGGGTGCGGGAGGCCCGCAATCTGGCCAGTACGATGCGCGACTTGCAGGATATGCCCCTTCCTGCGGAGAGCGGGCCGAGCGGACCCGGCAAGATCGATGTCGATCTGGCCGTTGAGGTCGGGCCCGGCCAAGCACAGGACGCCCTTTACGTCTCCGAGCGCAACGTGGAGGCGGTGAAGCGCCAGGTTCAGGCGGACGCCGAGCAGGCGTACTTCAGCGCCCTCCTCGCCCAGGAGGCCGTGAAGGTCCGGCAGGAGAGTCTACGGCTGGCCGAGGAGCAGCTCCGACTGGCCCGTGTGGGCCTCGAGGCCGGGGTACGGGCGAGGGCGGAGGTGCTCGCCGCCGAGGTGCAGGTCGCCCAGGCCCGTGCCGCCCTGCAGACGGAGGAGAAGAACCGTGAGCTTGCCTTCGCGGCCTTGCGGCAGAAGCTGGGGCTGCCGGCGGAGACCCGGATCACGCTGACCGACCCGCTCGCACCCGGGGAACTGCCCGCGACCACCCTGGACGAGGCCCTGCGGCACGCGACGGAGAACAGCCTGAGCCTGTACCAGCTCAGCCGGGGCGTCGAGCACCAGAAGAAGGTCGTGGAGATCGTCGCCCGGTATCTGCCCGGCACCTTCCGGCACCGGAAGGAGCTGTATACGCAGAAGCAGCTGGAGATCCGGCTCGAGGACGCCCGCAACCAGCTGGAGCTCGCCGTGCGCGGGGCCTACCTCGACATGGTGAACGCCCACGCGCAGATCGCCCAGTACGACAAGGCGATCGAGCAGGCCGAGGAGAACCTTCGCCTGCAGCGCCTGCGCTACGAGGCCGGTCTGGGAACCGGGGTGGAGGTGGACGGTGCTGCCTCCCAGCTCACGGCGGTACGCCTCCAGCGCCTGAAGGCCGTCTACGATTTCCGGGTCAGCCGCTCGAAGTTCGACCTGCTCGTCCAGGGGCCGCCGGTGAGCACCCAGGTGCCGGCCGGGCAGGCAGCGCCCGGGGCGCCGGCGGGCTTCGGAGCCTAG